One segment of Myxocyprinus asiaticus isolate MX2 ecotype Aquarium Trade chromosome 41, UBuf_Myxa_2, whole genome shotgun sequence DNA contains the following:
- the LOC127431957 gene encoding uncharacterized protein LOC127431957 isoform X2 — MAYVKDTPPPTCRLSQAVLLGIHRELRAILKSLQCGVVMHQISVKQSKEDHIILKSTLKKCRSMAKQAIPDILTLLENNPSPKLQWSFYGHFSAYLASIYGHRGGVFQNMKMDEVVGAKWSTNDGAYLINVAEHKTNQAFGVAQISLFEEEYEWGRRFINIKDELPGGADATFFFFTSRPNPCKNLNNYFKEAWKVMGLPGCPTFTDLRTSIATHAKNTHKPEDRQKNRQVHVPRYIHGRQILRHESQHPAGGRAPAAL; from the exons AGCTGAGGGCCATCTTGAAGTCCCTTCAGTGTGGCGTAGTGATGCACCAGATATCCGTCAAGCAGAGCAAGGAGGACCACATCATCTTGAAGTCCACTCTGAAGAAGTGCCGGTCAATGGCCAAGcaggccatcccagatatatTAA CCCTCCTGGAGAACAACCCATCGCCGAAACTCCAGTGGAGTTTCTATGGTCACTTCTCGGCATACCTGGCTTCCATTTATGGTCACAGAGGGGGTGTGTTCCAGAACATGAAAATGGACGAGGTGGTGGGGGCCAAGTGGTCCACCAACGATGGAGCATACCTCATCAAC GTGGCAGAGCACAAAACCAATCAGGCCTTTGGGGTGGCGCAGATCTCCCTCTTTGAGGAGGAGTATGAGTGGGGGCGTCGCTTCATCAATATTAAGGATGAGCTGCCGGGCGGGGCCGAtgccacttttttctttttcacttccAGGCCAAACCCATGTaagaatttaaataattatttcaagGAGGCCTGGAAGGTGATGGGCCTGCCCGGCTGTCCTACATTTACTGACCTCAGGACCTCCATCGCCACCCAC GCAAAGAACACGCACAAACCCGAAGACCGCCAAAAAAATCGCCAGGTTCATGTGCCACGATACATCCACGGCCGACAGATTCTACGCCATGAATCTCAGCATCCGGCAGGCGGTCGAGCACCGGCAGCTCTTTGA
- the LOC127431957 gene encoding uncharacterized protein LOC127431957 isoform X1: MAYVKDTPPPTCRLSQAVLLGIHRELRAILKSLQCGVVMHQISVKQSKEDHIILKSTLKKCRSMAKQAIPDILTCSVLFAALLENNPSPKLQWSFYGHFSAYLASIYGHRGGVFQNMKMDEVVGAKWSTNDGAYLINVAEHKTNQAFGVAQISLFEEEYEWGRRFINIKDELPGGADATFFFFTSRPNPCKNLNNYFKEAWKVMGLPGCPTFTDLRTSIATHAKNTHKPEDRQKNRQVHVPRYIHGRQILRHESQHPAGGRAPAAL; the protein is encoded by the exons AGCTGAGGGCCATCTTGAAGTCCCTTCAGTGTGGCGTAGTGATGCACCAGATATCCGTCAAGCAGAGCAAGGAGGACCACATCATCTTGAAGTCCACTCTGAAGAAGTGCCGGTCAATGGCCAAGcaggccatcccagatatatTAA CATGCTCTGTCTTGTTTGCAGCCCTCCTGGAGAACAACCCATCGCCGAAACTCCAGTGGAGTTTCTATGGTCACTTCTCGGCATACCTGGCTTCCATTTATGGTCACAGAGGGGGTGTGTTCCAGAACATGAAAATGGACGAGGTGGTGGGGGCCAAGTGGTCCACCAACGATGGAGCATACCTCATCAAC GTGGCAGAGCACAAAACCAATCAGGCCTTTGGGGTGGCGCAGATCTCCCTCTTTGAGGAGGAGTATGAGTGGGGGCGTCGCTTCATCAATATTAAGGATGAGCTGCCGGGCGGGGCCGAtgccacttttttctttttcacttccAGGCCAAACCCATGTaagaatttaaataattatttcaagGAGGCCTGGAAGGTGATGGGCCTGCCCGGCTGTCCTACATTTACTGACCTCAGGACCTCCATCGCCACCCAC GCAAAGAACACGCACAAACCCGAAGACCGCCAAAAAAATCGCCAGGTTCATGTGCCACGATACATCCACGGCCGACAGATTCTACGCCATGAATCTCAGCATCCGGCAGGCGGTCGAGCACCGGCAGCTCTTTGA